From one Calditrichota bacterium genomic stretch:
- the dnaX gene encoding DNA polymerase III subunit gamma/tau: MSYLVLARKWRPQRFSEVVGQPHVTTTFLNGLRQKRLAHAYLLSGPRGVGKTTTARLLARAVNCLEPQDGEPCNECRLCQAALEGRALDVLEVDAASNTGVEKTRELIENVHFTPIEGVAKVYVIDEVHMLSASSFNALLKTLEEPPPHAYFCLATTAPQKVPSTILSRCQRFDFRRVPAAEIRAHLEMILTSEGLPFEVEALDLIARKADGSVRDSLSLLDQVIAYAGGSVRRADTVEAIGEVRLDLFFRAIELTLTHSVAEAFRLDGDLAMAGIDPQDYLSGLQGHIVQLLQVKALGSGRVDLPPEARAGFDEAARKAGEADLIRMLNLASAAEVDIRRNYTPRVRLQLLFLKYATLDRSVDLSEVLGQMGKGGGASVAAAAPVKTAPVPPPTQAPRAQPARSASPAPVAASTPKPAAPTLPDDQVLAAVQNAWDEIWDEVAVKHNSSARLVQAGGWPVAYAGGVLRVNVSNKMLVERAQTCRAALQQAIMSRVGAVTFEFAVGEVPKEEGSDELDRAEQLLKLHLGAEPVE, from the coding sequence GTGTCCTATCTTGTCTTAGCGCGGAAGTGGCGTCCGCAACGGTTTTCTGAGGTAGTCGGTCAGCCTCATGTAACGACGACCTTTCTGAATGGGCTGCGGCAGAAGCGGCTGGCACACGCATATCTGCTCAGCGGGCCGCGGGGTGTTGGGAAGACGACGACGGCGAGGCTCCTGGCGCGGGCGGTCAACTGCCTTGAGCCGCAGGATGGTGAGCCGTGCAATGAGTGCCGTCTCTGTCAGGCGGCGCTTGAAGGCCGCGCCCTCGATGTGCTCGAAGTCGATGCGGCGTCGAATACGGGGGTCGAAAAGACCCGCGAATTGATCGAAAACGTCCACTTCACGCCGATTGAAGGCGTCGCCAAGGTCTATGTGATCGACGAGGTCCACATGCTCTCGGCCTCGTCGTTCAATGCCCTCCTAAAGACCCTCGAAGAACCTCCCCCCCACGCCTACTTTTGCCTCGCGACGACGGCGCCGCAGAAGGTGCCTTCGACGATCCTCTCGCGCTGCCAGCGGTTCGACTTCCGGCGGGTGCCGGCGGCTGAGATTCGGGCGCATCTTGAGATGATCCTGACCTCGGAGGGGCTTCCGTTCGAGGTTGAGGCGCTCGATCTGATCGCGCGCAAAGCCGACGGGTCGGTACGCGACAGTCTTTCGCTGCTCGATCAGGTGATTGCCTACGCGGGGGGGAGCGTTCGACGCGCCGATACCGTCGAGGCGATCGGCGAAGTGCGGCTCGACCTGTTTTTTCGGGCGATAGAGTTGACACTGACGCATTCGGTTGCGGAGGCGTTCCGGCTCGACGGAGATTTGGCGATGGCGGGGATCGATCCGCAGGACTATCTCTCGGGCTTGCAGGGGCACATTGTGCAGTTGCTACAGGTGAAAGCGCTTGGATCGGGTCGCGTCGATTTGCCGCCCGAAGCGAGAGCCGGGTTCGACGAAGCCGCCCGTAAAGCCGGGGAGGCCGATCTCATCCGAATGCTCAACCTTGCGTCGGCTGCCGAAGTCGATATCCGTCGCAATTATACTCCCCGGGTGCGGCTTCAGTTGCTCTTTCTGAAGTATGCAACGCTCGACCGAAGCGTCGATCTGAGCGAAGTGCTCGGGCAGATGGGGAAAGGCGGTGGAGCGTCCGTCGCCGCTGCCGCACCGGTCAAAACTGCGCCTGTCCCGCCCCCGACTCAAGCCCCGCGCGCTCAGCCGGCTCGCAGCGCGAGTCCGGCGCCGGTTGCGGCATCGACACCCAAGCCAGCGGCTCCGACCCTGCCGGATGACCAAGTGCTCGCGGCGGTGCAAAATGCCTGGGACGAAATCTGGGATGAGGTCGCGGTTAAGCATAACTCCTCGGCGCGACTGGTGCAGGCCGGTGGCTGGCCGGTGGCTTATGCGGGAGGAGTCTTGAGGGTCAATGTCTCTAACAAGATGCTGGTCGAGCGTGCCCAAACCTGTCGGGCGGCGCTGCAGCAGGCGATTATGAGCCGGGTCGGCGCGGTAACGTTTGAGTTTGCGGTCGGGGAGGTGCCGAAAGAGGAAGGGAGCGACGAACTTGACCGCGCTGAGCAATTGCTGAAGTTGCACCTCGGCGCCGAGCCGGTGGAGTGA
- a CDS encoding M3 family oligoendopeptidase: MDDLKRPAQEYPRRFVPLETDLGDWGAIEPLCQRLLERPIASKTDLEEWLVDGSEFGAVIGEESSRRYIRMTCATDDEGAKKAYLHFVEEILPKLKPFEFQSQKRLLDSPYTGELDAGRYGIMLRATRNAVELFRDENIPLETELDRLSQQYQEIQGSLTVQFRGEERTLQQMGVFLEEKDRSTRQEAWEVTTRRRLEVSEQLETIFDKMLELRLQIARNAGFDNYRDYQFRRYNRFDYTPADCFEFHQAVEQHVVPLTRAALDERRRALGIDSVRPWDVACDRFGRTPLKPFDGDDRLAFGCKEIFTSVDPRLGAQFDRMIDLGLLDLGSRKGKAPGGYQSTLSEVRLPFIFMNAVGLNRDVMTLLHEGGHAFHALAAADQFLLDYRHSPMEFAEVASMSMEHLGAPYLEVFYSSGEAARARRDHYESDVTILPWIAIIDAFQHWIYTHPGHSRDERAEAWVGLMNRFGAGVDWSGLEEGLRYRWHAQLHIFEYPFYYIEYGIALLGALQIWRNAMNDRRGAVDAYLKGLALGGSKPLPELFSTAGAKFDFSAATIAPLMNLLQEEMTRQGAMESK, from the coding sequence ATCGACGACCTTAAGCGTCCAGCGCAGGAGTACCCGCGCCGATTCGTGCCCCTGGAGACCGACCTGGGCGATTGGGGAGCGATTGAGCCGCTTTGTCAGCGGCTGCTCGAGCGTCCGATTGCCTCCAAGACCGACCTTGAGGAGTGGCTTGTCGATGGCAGTGAATTCGGAGCGGTGATCGGCGAGGAGTCGTCGCGCCGCTACATCCGCATGACCTGTGCGACCGACGACGAAGGCGCGAAGAAGGCTTATCTCCACTTCGTTGAGGAGATATTGCCGAAGTTGAAGCCGTTCGAGTTTCAATCGCAGAAGCGGCTGCTCGATTCGCCCTACACAGGCGAACTCGATGCCGGGCGGTATGGCATAATGCTCCGGGCGACGCGCAACGCCGTCGAACTTTTTCGCGATGAAAATATCCCGCTGGAGACGGAACTCGACCGCCTTTCACAGCAGTATCAGGAGATTCAGGGCAGCCTGACGGTTCAGTTTCGCGGAGAGGAACGGACGCTGCAGCAAATGGGCGTTTTTCTTGAAGAGAAGGACCGTTCCACCCGACAGGAAGCGTGGGAGGTGACGACCCGGCGGCGGCTTGAGGTGAGCGAACAACTCGAGACGATCTTCGACAAGATGCTCGAATTGCGTCTTCAGATCGCGCGCAACGCCGGGTTCGACAATTACCGGGACTATCAGTTTCGCCGCTACAATCGGTTTGACTACACGCCGGCCGACTGCTTCGAGTTTCATCAAGCGGTCGAGCAGCATGTTGTGCCGCTCACCCGTGCGGCACTCGACGAACGGCGGCGCGCCCTCGGGATCGACTCGGTGCGGCCGTGGGACGTAGCCTGCGACAGATTCGGTCGAACGCCGCTTAAGCCGTTCGACGGTGATGACCGGCTCGCCTTTGGCTGCAAGGAAATATTCACCTCCGTCGATCCGCGGCTTGGAGCGCAGTTCGACCGGATGATCGACCTTGGGCTGCTCGATCTCGGCAGCCGTAAGGGCAAGGCGCCGGGAGGTTACCAATCGACGCTCTCGGAAGTGCGTCTGCCGTTCATCTTTATGAACGCCGTCGGACTGAATCGCGACGTGATGACGCTTCTCCACGAAGGTGGGCATGCATTCCATGCGCTCGCGGCAGCAGATCAGTTTCTGCTCGACTACCGGCATTCGCCGATGGAGTTCGCCGAGGTGGCTTCGATGAGTATGGAGCACCTCGGGGCGCCTTACCTCGAGGTCTTCTACAGTTCGGGTGAAGCCGCCCGGGCGCGCCGCGACCACTATGAGTCGGATGTCACGATTTTGCCCTGGATCGCGATCATCGATGCGTTCCAGCATTGGATCTACACCCATCCGGGGCACAGCCGCGACGAACGAGCCGAAGCCTGGGTCGGCCTAATGAACCGCTTCGGAGCGGGAGTCGATTGGTCGGGTTTGGAGGAGGGTCTCCGCTATCGCTGGCATGCGCAACTCCATATCTTCGAATATCCCTTCTACTATATCGAATATGGGATCGCGCTGCTCGGGGCGCTGCAGATCTGGCGCAACGCGATGAACGACCGGCGGGGGGCGGTCGATGCCTATTTGAAGGGGCTTGCACTCGGAGGGTCGAAGCCGCTTCCGGAACTCTTTTCGACGGCGGGGGCGAAGTTCGACTTCAGCGCGGCGACGATCGCGCCGTTGATGAACCTCTTGCAGGAGGAAATGACCCGGCAGGGGGCGATGGAGTCGAAGTAG
- a CDS encoding NAD-dependent malic enzyme encodes MSYRFEMRVDPLTQEIFYAVPLRSTALMQDPLLNKGSCFPREERTEFGLSGLIAERVGSLEEQLERAIQNYRMKSTDLERYITLIGLLDRNETLFYALLRRHLYEMLPIIYTPTVGLACLKLSQIMRRYRGVYITQRNVVNTEQVLRNIGLPDVTLIVVTDGERILGYGDLGVDGMGIPIGKVALYVAAGGIHPASTLPVCIDVGTNNKRLLSDPLYLGTRRPRLKDDAYWEVIERFVQGVRRTFPRALIQWEDFAKSHAFELLDRYQRRIPSFDDDIQGTGATAAAALRTALKIAGRPIEGERILIHGFGQAGSGIAQAIATMMEADAGVPVDKARRAIYAVDQQGLLLEGDTSVELQQRPFLQPNDLITSWNVSRTRPPTLAETVREARITTLIGVSAQADCFDESILHQMAMNCEQPVIFALSNPTSCSETTPEAVVEATEGRALMAFGSPFPPVRMPDGRTITAAQCNNLYIFPGVGLGSIVCHAQMVSDRMFHAAASALSDMVTPEERDRGMLLPDIEDVRRVSATVALAVSRQAREEGTGIRAGDERLRSLILGAMWEPHYYPYRYVRQITE; translated from the coding sequence GTGTCTTATCGTTTTGAGATGCGGGTCGATCCGCTGACGCAGGAGATCTTCTATGCCGTTCCTCTGCGCAGCACGGCCCTGATGCAGGACCCGCTCCTCAACAAAGGGAGTTGTTTTCCCCGCGAGGAGCGCACCGAATTCGGTCTTTCCGGGTTGATCGCCGAACGCGTCGGGAGTCTCGAAGAGCAACTCGAGCGGGCGATTCAGAATTACCGGATGAAATCGACCGATCTGGAGCGTTACATTACGCTTATCGGCTTACTGGACCGCAACGAGACGCTCTTCTATGCGCTTCTCCGGCGGCATCTCTACGAGATGCTGCCGATCATCTACACCCCCACTGTCGGCCTGGCCTGCCTCAAGTTGTCGCAGATTATGCGGCGCTACCGGGGGGTCTATATCACCCAGCGCAACGTCGTCAACACCGAGCAGGTTCTGCGCAACATCGGGCTGCCCGATGTGACGCTTATTGTCGTGACCGACGGCGAGCGGATTTTGGGCTATGGTGACCTGGGTGTCGATGGGATGGGAATCCCAATCGGCAAGGTGGCGCTCTATGTCGCGGCGGGCGGTATTCATCCGGCCTCGACGCTGCCGGTCTGCATCGATGTCGGCACCAACAACAAGCGGCTCCTCTCCGATCCACTTTACCTCGGCACACGGCGACCGCGGCTCAAGGACGATGCCTATTGGGAAGTGATCGAGCGGTTTGTGCAGGGGGTTCGGAGGACCTTTCCGCGGGCGCTGATCCAGTGGGAGGATTTCGCCAAGAGCCACGCTTTCGAACTGCTTGACCGCTACCAGCGGCGGATACCGAGTTTCGATGACGACATCCAAGGCACCGGCGCAACGGCGGCGGCGGCGCTGCGAACCGCGCTCAAGATAGCAGGTCGTCCCATCGAAGGCGAGCGGATTCTGATTCATGGCTTCGGGCAAGCGGGGAGCGGCATTGCCCAGGCGATCGCAACGATGATGGAGGCTGACGCCGGTGTGCCGGTGGATAAGGCGAGGCGGGCGATCTACGCGGTCGATCAACAAGGCTTGCTCCTCGAAGGCGACACCTCAGTCGAATTGCAGCAACGGCCCTTCCTGCAACCGAACGACCTCATCACGAGCTGGAATGTGTCGCGAACCCGTCCGCCGACGCTTGCCGAGACCGTCCGGGAGGCGCGTATCACTACTTTAATCGGAGTCTCGGCGCAGGCGGACTGTTTCGACGAGAGTATCCTCCACCAAATGGCCATGAACTGCGAGCAGCCGGTGATCTTTGCGCTCTCAAATCCAACCTCGTGCAGCGAAACGACGCCGGAGGCAGTCGTTGAGGCGACGGAAGGGCGGGCGCTGATGGCGTTCGGCAGCCCCTTTCCACCGGTGCGGATGCCGGACGGTCGGACGATTACCGCGGCGCAGTGCAACAACCTCTATATCTTCCCCGGCGTTGGGCTCGGAAGCATCGTCTGTCACGCCCAAATGGTATCGGACCGGATGTTTCACGCGGCGGCTTCAGCGCTCTCGGACATGGTTACTCCTGAGGAGCGCGACCGGGGGATGCTCCTGCCCGACATTGAAGATGTCCGGCGGGTATCGGCAACGGTGGCGCTGGCTGTATCCCGGCAGGCACGTGAGGAAGGCACCGGCATCCGTGCCGGCGATGAGCGGCTCCGGAGTCTGATCCTCGGAGCCATGTGGGAGCCGCACTACTATCCCTACCGGTATGTCCGACAGATTACGGAATAG